Genomic window (Acidimicrobiales bacterium):
ATCTTCGATCAGGAAGGGTTCCCGATGCGCAAGTTCCTGCTGCCGGTGCTGGTCGTGGTCCTGGTCCTCGCCGGGTGCGGGGGCGACGACGACGACGGGGGCGGCGAGACGTCCTCCAACGCGCCCGTGCAGCTCGAGGGTGACGTCGAGAACAAGGGGACGGCCGAGGCCACCGGTGACACCGCCGACCTCGAGGTCGAGATCGACGACAACTACTTCGAGCCGACGTTCATCAAGGGCACGCCGGGCGGCACCGTGACGGTCACGCTCCACAACGAGGGCAGCCGGCCGCACACGTTCACCGTCGACTCGCTCGGCATCGACGAGGAGGTCTCGGGCGGCGACGAGGTCGAGGTCGAGGTCACCCTCCCCGACAGCGGCGCCACGCCGTTCTACTGCCGGTTCCACCGCGACGGCGGCATGCAGGGGGCGTTCTTCTTCGAGGAGGGCGACTCGGCCGGCGCCGGCGAGGACAGCGGCAGCGGCAGCGGCACGTCGACCGAGAGCGACGACGACGGCGGTCTCGACTACTGACCCTCCCCCTAGCGTGAGGGGGTGAACCGGCTCGCCTCCGAGACCAGCCCCTACCTGCGCCAGCACGCCGGCAACCCCGTCGACTGGTGGCCCTGGGGCGAGGAGGCGTTCGCCGAGGCCCGCCGGCGCGACGTGCCCGTGCTGCTGTCGGTCGGGTACTCGGCCTGCCACTGGTGCCACGTCATGGCCCACGAGTCCTTCGAGGACGCCGACGTCGCCGCCGTCATGAACGAGCTGTTCGTCAACGTGAAGGTCGACCGGGAGGAGCGGCCCGACGTCGACGCCGTCTACATGGACGCCGTCCAGGCCATGAGCGGGCACGGCGGCTGGCCGATGACCGTGTTTCTCACGCCGACCGGCGAGCCGTTCTTCGGCGGCACGTACTTCCCGAAGGTGGGCCGGGGCGGGATGCCGGCCTTCGTCGACGTGTGCCGGGCCGTGCACGACGCCTGGCGGGATCGCCGCGACGAGGTGCTCGGCCAGGCCGGCCGGTTGACGGAGGCGGTCGGGCGGATGGGCCGGCTGGCCGCCGGCGGCGACCTCCCCGGCCGGCAGGCGGTGGCCGACGCCGAGGCCGCCCTGCTGTCCTCGTTCGACCCCCGCTGGGGCGGGTTCGGCGGCGCGCCGAAGTTCCCGCAGGCGACGTCGATCGAGGTCCTCCTGCGGGCCCACGCCCGGTCCGGGAGCGAGCGGGCGCTCGACGCCGTCACCACCACGCTCGACGCCATGGCGTCCGGCGGCATCTACGACCACCTCGGCGGCGGCTTCGCCCGCTACTCGGTGGACGAGCGCTGGCTCGTGCCCCACTTCGAGAAGATGCTCTACGACCAGGCCCTGCTCGTGCGGGCCTACCTCCACGCCTGGCAGCTGACCGGCGAGGCGCGGTACCTCCAGGTCGTCGAGGAGACCGTCGGCTACGTGCTGCGCGACCTGGCCTCGCCGGGCGGAGGGTTCACGTCCGCCGAGGACGCCGACTCCGAGGGGGTCGAGGGCAAGTTCTACGTGTGGACGGCGGACGAGGTCCGCTCCGTCCTCGGGGACGACCTCGCCCCCGCCGCCCTCGACTGGTGGGGCGTCACCGACGAGGGGAACTTCGAGCACGGGACGACGATCCTGCACCGGCCGGTGCGGGGCGACCTGCGGCGGCCGCCGGCCGTGGAGGAGGCCCGCCGGCGCCTCTACGAGCACCGTCTCGGGCGGGTGCGGCCGGGCCTCGACGACAAGGTGCTGGCCGAGTGGAACGCCCTGTTCGTGTCGTCGCTGGCCGAGGCCGGCGCCGCCACCGGGCGGGCCGACTGGGTCGCCGCCGCCGAGTCGGCGGGGCGCTTCCTGCTGTCGTCGATGCGGGACGGGTCGGGGCGGTGGCTGCGATCGTGGCAGGGCGGCGACGCCCGGCACCTCGCCTACGCCGCCGACCACGCCGCCCTGGTCGACGCGTTCACCCGCCTCGGCGAGGCCACCGGCCGGGCGACGTGGATCACCGAGGCCAGGGCGGTGGCCGACGCCCTGCTCGAGCGGTTCTGGGACGACGAGGGCGGCGGGGTGTTCACGACCGCCCACGACGCCGAGGCGCTCGTCGTGCGGCCGAAGGACCTGCTCGACAACGCCACGCCGTCGGCCAACAGCCTCGCCGCCGTCGCCCTGCTCCGCCTCGCCGCGCTGACCGGCGAGGACCGCTACCGCGAGCGGGCGGAGGACGTCCTCCGCCTCGTCGGCGCCGTCGTCACCCAGCACCCGACGGCGTTCTCCCACCTGCTCGTCGCCGTGGACCTGGCCACCGCCGGCGCCGTGGAGGTCGCGGTCACCGGCGACCGCCCCGACCTCGTCGCCGCCGTCCAGCGGCGGTACCTGCCGAACGGCGTGCTGGCGTGGGGCGAGCCGTACTCGTCGCCGCTGTGGGAGGGTCGGTCCCCCGGTCTGGCCTACGTGTGCCGCGACTTCGCCTGCCGGGCGCCGGCCGACTCCGTCGAGCGCCTCGAAGCGGAGCTCGCCGCCGCCTGACGCCGGCCGACTCCGTCGAGCGCCTCGAACCCGAGCCCGCCGCCGCCTTACGCCGGCCGACTCCGTCGAGCGCCTCGAACCCGAGCCCGCCGCCGCCCCCGTCCGGCGCCCCGAGCGCCCGGTCGACGAGCCGGAACGAGCTCGCCGCCGCCTGACGCCGGCCCGCTCCGCCGGCCGCCCCGGCCGACGAGCCGGAACGAGCGACCGCCGACGGAGCGCCCGTCACCAACCGCCGCGGTGGACGACCTCGTCGAAGGGGCGGCGCCGGCGCGTGGCGGATGAGCCGGTCGGGCCGCCCTCGGCGGGGTGGCCGATGGCGACGGTGCCGATCGGCCGGTACTCCGCCGGCACACCGAAGGCCTGCAGCAGCTCCGCCTCGCCCCCGAAGATGCCGAAGAACAGGGCCCCCAGCCCGGCGTCGACGGCGGCGAGCAGCAGCACCATCGTCGCCATCCCGGCGTCGACGTCCCAGTACGGCACGGGCCAGGCGTCGGCCTCCTGGAGCCCGGCGGGCGCCTTGTCGGGCTCCGAGTACCGGTCGAGGTAGGCCCGCTCGTTCGACATCGGGAGCACGAGCACGGGCGCCCGGAACAGGCCCTGCCACCGGAACCGCTCCCGCTCGTCCTCGCCGGCGAAGCTGATCGACCAGTACCGGTCCCGGTCCTCGGGCCGGTCGAGGACGAGGAACTCCGTGCCCTGGCTGTAGCCGGCCGACGGCGCCCGCCGGGCCAGGTCGAGCATGCCGTCGACGACCTCGCGCTCGACCGGCCCGTCCTCGAAGCTCCTCACCATCCGACGCCGCCGGACGACCTCCTCGAACGGCTTGCTCTCGAACATGTGTTCGGCTATCCTCTCCGTGCCCCGGCCTCGGGAGCAGGCGATGCTCCTCTTCGGATTGCCACGTCGCCCTCTGGAGGGGATCATGGCCGTCGATGAGCGGAGCCGCCACCGGCTCCGCCTTCGCTTGGCGGAGGTGCTGGGCGAGGCGGAGGCGCAGACCCTGATGGACGACCTCCCGCCGGCGGAGTGGGGGGCACCGGCGACGCGCCAGGAGCTCGCCGGCCTGGCCGCCGCCCTCAGAGCGCAGATCGAGGCCCTCGGCGAGCGCATCACGAGCCTCGACGAGCGGCTGGCCGAGCGCATGGCCGGCATCGACGCCCGCACGGCCGACGTCGAGCGAAGGAACATCGAGCTGGACCATCGCCTCGTCCAACTGGAGGACCGGCTGGTCGACCGGATCGACAGCGCCAGCCGCGACGTGCTGGCGAGCATCCGCGTCGACCTCGGCTACCAGGCGAGGACGTTCGCGTTCGCCCAGCTGGGCTCGGTGATCGCCGTCGGCACCCTCGTGCTCGCGGCCGTCCACCTCACCTGAAGGCGCGCGCCGCCAGCGTCCCGAGTCGAGAGGAGCGTGCCCTGACTAGCGGTTGAGCTTGTCGAGGTCTTCGGCCATGGCCCAGCCGAAGGCGATGAGGCTGTCGCCCTTCGCGGCGTCGACGCCCTCGAACAGCGCGGCCACCTCGGGATCCACCGTCTCCGGCTTCAGCGACTCGTGGTCGAGGATGCAGGCCACCGTGCCGTCACCCCTGGCCGTGAAGCTGCGGTCGTCATAGCTGCCGTTCTCGATGCCGAACCGCTTGGCGAGCCGGCGACCCCAGGCCCGCTCCTCGCCGGACGCCTTGTGGCCCGGCCGGGGGACGATGTCGTGCAGGGTGCGGAACGCCTCGAAGCCGGCCGGCGTGGCGAACCGGGCACCGATCAGGACGTCCTCGTCGGGGAAGGCGAGGACGGCGCGGCGGAACTGGTCGCCCATGATCCCGCGCAGCACGGCGTCGCGGCGGGCGCCCCGGCCCACGGAGGCCAGACCGATCAGGACGCACGGCGTGCCGCCGATGCGCTCGAGCGTGCTGAACGAGAATCCCCGGAGCTTGGTGCCCTCGCGCACCTGCGTGACGAGGACCCAGGACTCGACCTCCTTGGAAAGGACCCCGACCCCGAACCCGCTCGGCCCGTCGGCGCACAGGTCGGCCATCTCCGCCAACTCGGCGTCGCTCAGCGCAGTGCAGTCCTTGGTCTCGACCTCGATCGCCATCCTGTTGAGCCCCCGAACATGGTCACGCGGTGCCGCGTCGTCTCGTACCTACCGAATGAGGACGGCGGCCGCGACGGCTTTCGTGCCTCCCGGCGCCCCCAAGGATAGAGGCAGCGACCGCTCTGGCGTTCAGCGGAGCGAGGTCAGCCGCCCCGGGCGACGGCGTAGCCGCCGGCCGCGGCCACGATGCCGCCGACCAGGGAGGCGGCCACGTAGACGGCCGCCGTCCCGACGCGGTCGGTGCGGGCCAGGGTGAAGGCCTCCCAGGAGAAGGTCGAGAACGTCGTGTAGGCGCCGAGGAAGCCGACGGCGAGCGGGACGGTGACGTCCTGCGACCACCCGCGCTCGGTGCCGGCGGTGAGGAGGGCGGCGAGGAGGAACGACCCCGTCAGGTTGATGCCGAGCGTCGCCCACGGGAACGACCGCACGCCGACGGCCAGCCCGATGGCGTACCGGCACGACGCCCCGGCCGCCCCGGCCACGGCGACGAACAGCGCTCGCATCACCACCGACCCTACGCGCCCCCATCCCCGCCGCCGGCGACCGGCGCGACCGGCCGGCCCGGCCGCCCGTCGAACCACCACCGGATCCCGGGCGGCCCATCCCACGCCCCGGCAACCGGCGCCACCGGCCGACCCGGCCGGCCGTCGAACCACCACCGGATCCCGGGCGGCCCATCCGCCGCCCCAGCGACCGGCGCCACCCGCGGCACCCCGCCCGGCGACCGTCACACCGCCCGCGCGCACCCCCGGGCGACCCTCCACCGGCCCACGCGCCGCCATCGCCGGCTCTCCGGGCGACCCGTACCACCGGGCCTGCGCCCCCGCCCGCCGCCCCGGCGAGCGCCGCCACCGAGCCCGACCACCCGTCCGGCGCGCCACCGGACCCGCTCGCGCCCATGGCCGCCCCGGCGACCGGCCGCGCCACCGAGCCGAACTTCACCCGCCTCCGCCCGCCGTCCGGGGCGCCACCGGACCCGCTCGCGCCCATCACCCACCCCCGGCGACCGCCCGCGCCACCGGGCCCGACCCCCCGCCGTCCGGCGCGCCACCGGACCCGCTCGCGCCCATCGCCCACCTCCCGACGACCGGCCGCGCCACCGGGCCGAACGGCACGCGCCTCCGGCGGGGCGGCCGGCGCCGAGCGCTGGCTCAGGCGGTGACGGCGGCGAGGACGCGCTCGGCGTCCTGGCGGTGGTGTTCGGCCTCGTGCAGCGTGTGGCGACCGACCCAGAGGACGTCGCGGTCGGCGGGCGCCGGGAAGTTGTAGACGCACGGCCGGGTCAGCTGGTCGGGGCCGAGGCGGTCGAACACCCGGGCGAGGAGGGCGGCCGCCAGGTCCAGGCCGGCGAGCACGTCGGCCGGCGGCTCGTCGGCGTAGCCGGCCAGCGCCACCCGCTCGTCCCGCCACATCGGCGGGAACGAAGGGCGGTCCTCGACCAGCGCCCGGATCACCCGGTCACGCTGCACGAGCAGGACGTCGCGCACGTGGGCCGTGTACTCGACCGCCGACCACGTCGACGGGTCGGGCCGGCGGGCGAGCGCAGCGGCGTCCGCCCCGCCGAGGACGGCCCGGTACCGGCCGCCGACGGCGCGCAGGGCGGCGGCGACCCCGTCGGCGGGCACCGACTCGTACACGAACCCGCACCCGGCGCACGCCACGGCCGCCTCCGGACGCCGCCCTACGTCACGACGGCGCCGTCGCCGAGCAGCACGCGCAGCTCGGCGAACAGCCCGGTGCTCGGCTGGACCGAGAACGCCGGCGGCAGGCGCACCTGCTGGGACCCGACGTGGAGGACGACCGGCGCGTCGCCGGGGTGCTCGGAGAGGAGCCGCTTCAGCTTGGCCACCAGGTCGTCGCTCACCGACAGCGGCACCCGCACCCCGACGGGGGCAAGGCCGACCACGGGCTCGAACGGCTCGACCTCGAGCGCGATGAGCTTGGGCACGTCCTCCCTGGCGTCGATCCTGCCCTTCACGCAGACGACGACGTCCTCGTTCAGCTTGTGCCCGTGCTCGGTCATCGTCTTCGGGAACACCATGACCTCGATGGCCGAGCCCAGGTCCTCCAGCATGAACACGGCCATCAGGTCGCCCCGCTTGGTCCACTTCCGCTGGAGGGCGGTGACGACCCCGCCGCACGTCCTCGTCTCGCCGTCCTTGGCCTCCCGGAGGGCGGCGATCGTGCAGTCCGTCCGCCGCGCCAGCGCCGCCTCGGCCCCGAGCAGCGGGTGGTCGCTGATGTAGAGCCCGAGCATCTCCTTCTCGAAGCGGAGCCGGTCCCGCTTGTCGAACTCGAGGTCGGGGATCGGCATGCGCTCGTCGAAGCCCTCGCCAGGCCCAGCGCCGTCGCCGAACAGGCTGAACACGCCCTGGTCCCGCTCCCGGCGCCGGGCCAGGGTGCGGTCGACGATCTGTTCGAACACGGCGAGCAGGCCCCGGCGGGGATGGCCCATGGCGTCGAAGGCGCCCGCCTTGATCAGCGACTCGACCGACCGCTTGTTGAGCACGGCCGGGTCGACGCGTTCGCAGAAGTCGTAGAAGTCGGAGAAGGGGCCGCCCCGCTCCCGCTCGGCGACGATCAGCGCGACCAGCCCCTCGCCCACGTTGCGCACCGCCGACAGGCCGAACGGGATGGCGCCGACGGTGCCCGGCGGGTCCTCGGGGCGGGCCGAGAGGGCGGTGAAGTCGGCCACCGACACGTTCACGTCCGGCACGAGCACCCTGATCCCCATGGACCGGCACTCGGAGAGGTAGACGGCCGCCTTCTCCAGGTTGGTCTTGACGCTGGTGAGCAGCGCGGCCAGGTACTCGACCGGGTAGTGGGCCTTGAGGTAGGCCGTCTGGTAGGCGACGTAGCCGTAGCCGTAGGCGTGGCTCTTGTTGAAGGCGTAGTCGGCGAACGGCTCGATGATGTCGAACAGCCGGGTGCCGAGGTCGCGGCCGTAGCCGGTCGCCTCGCAGCCCTCGACGAACTTCTCCCGCTCCTTGGCGATCAGCTCCCGGATCTTCTTGCCGCAGGCCTTGCGGAGGTTGTCGGCCTCGGCGAGGGAGTAGCCGGCCACCTTCTGGGCGACCCGCATCACCGACTCCTGGTAGATCATCAGGCCGTAGGTGTCGCCGAGGACCTCCTCGAGGTCCGGGTGCGGGTAGGTGACCGCCTGCCGCCCGTTCTTGCGGTCGGCGTAGTCGTTGTGCATGTTCGCCGCCATCGGCCCCGGCCGGTACAGGGCGACAAGGGCGGCGACGTCGTCGAAGCTGCTCGGGGCCAGCGACCGCATGAGCGCCCGCATCGGCCCGCCCTCGAGCTGGAACACGCCGATCGAGTCGCCCCTGCACAACAGGTCGAGGGTCGGCTGGTCGTCGAGGGGGATCGAGTCGATGTCGACGGTCTCGCCCCTCGACCTGCGGATGAGGTCGAGGGTCGTCTCGATCACCGACAGGTTCCGCAGCCCGAGGAAGTCCATCTTGAGGAGGCCGAGCTCCTCCACCCCGTGCATCTCGTACTGGGTGACGATCGGGGCGTCCTCGGGGCGCTGGCCGGCCTCGGGCTTGCGCTGGACGGGCAGGTACTCGGTGAGCGGCTCGTCGGTGATGACGACGGCGGCCGCGTGGATCCCGTCC
Coding sequences:
- a CDS encoding nitroreductase family protein → MFESKPFEEVVRRRRMVRSFEDGPVEREVVDGMLDLARRAPSAGYSQGTEFLVLDRPEDRDRYWSISFAGEDERERFRWQGLFRAPVLVLPMSNERAYLDRYSEPDKAPAGLQEADAWPVPYWDVDAGMATMVLLLAAVDAGLGALFFGIFGGEAELLQAFGVPAEYRPIGTVAIGHPAEGGPTGSSATRRRRPFDEVVHRGGW
- a CDS encoding DinB family protein, with the translated sequence MACAGCGFVYESVPADGVAAALRAVGGRYRAVLGGADAAALARRPDPSTWSAVEYTAHVRDVLLVQRDRVIRALVEDRPSFPPMWRDERVALAGYADEPPADVLAGLDLAAALLARVFDRLGPDQLTRPCVYNFPAPADRDVLWVGRHTLHEAEHHRQDAERVLAAVTA
- a CDS encoding thioredoxin domain-containing protein gives rise to the protein MNRLASETSPYLRQHAGNPVDWWPWGEEAFAEARRRDVPVLLSVGYSACHWCHVMAHESFEDADVAAVMNELFVNVKVDREERPDVDAVYMDAVQAMSGHGGWPMTVFLTPTGEPFFGGTYFPKVGRGGMPAFVDVCRAVHDAWRDRRDEVLGQAGRLTEAVGRMGRLAAGGDLPGRQAVADAEAALLSSFDPRWGGFGGAPKFPQATSIEVLLRAHARSGSERALDAVTTTLDAMASGGIYDHLGGGFARYSVDERWLVPHFEKMLYDQALLVRAYLHAWQLTGEARYLQVVEETVGYVLRDLASPGGGFTSAEDADSEGVEGKFYVWTADEVRSVLGDDLAPAALDWWGVTDEGNFEHGTTILHRPVRGDLRRPPAVEEARRRLYEHRLGRVRPGLDDKVLAEWNALFVSSLAEAGAATGRADWVAAAESAGRFLLSSMRDGSGRWLRSWQGGDARHLAYAADHAALVDAFTRLGEATGRATWITEARAVADALLERFWDDEGGGVFTTAHDAEALVVRPKDLLDNATPSANSLAAVALLRLAALTGEDRYRERAEDVLRLVGAVVTQHPTAFSHLLVAVDLATAGAVEVAVTGDRPDLVAAVQRRYLPNGVLAWGEPYSSPLWEGRSPGLAYVCRDFACRAPADSVERLEAELAAA
- the dnaE gene encoding DNA polymerase III subunit alpha; translation: MPSSFAHLHLHTEYSMLDGAARIGEVVAAAAEDGQPAIAITDHGNMYGVLDFYKACRNAAIKPIVGIEAYMAHDSRYERPARRGRLDDTGGEAEGGHKLYYHLTLLAEDAAGYRNLIQLASRAFLEGYYYKPRVDWDLLEEHSEGVIATTGCLGGHVLQSLLAGDEEAALKKAGRLQDIFGRDRLFVEVQDHGIEAQRRTNPQLVEIARRLNAPLVATNDSHYTRRADATAHDALLCVQTGSLMSDADRFKFHGDEHYLKTAAEMRALFADLPESCDNTLAIAERVNLEIEFGDSKLPRFPLPEGFTDDAAYLRHLTFEGARARYGDQLPDRVVERLAYELKVIGDMGFASYFLIVWDLMRHARESGIRVGPGRGSAAGCCVSYCLRITDLDPIRYDLLFERFLNPSRISMPDIDMDFDDRFRDEMIRYAAERYGRQHVAQIVTFSTIKARAAVRDAARVLGYPYAVGDRVAKAMPPLIMGRDTPLWACLDEHPKFTDGYKMAADLRTMYATDEEARKVIDVAKGLEGLRRQDGIHAAAVVITDEPLTEYLPVQRKPEAGQRPEDAPIVTQYEMHGVEELGLLKMDFLGLRNLSVIETTLDLIRRSRGETVDIDSIPLDDQPTLDLLCRGDSIGVFQLEGGPMRALMRSLAPSSFDDVAALVALYRPGPMAANMHNDYADRKNGRQAVTYPHPDLEEVLGDTYGLMIYQESVMRVAQKVAGYSLAEADNLRKACGKKIRELIAKEREKFVEGCEATGYGRDLGTRLFDIIEPFADYAFNKSHAYGYGYVAYQTAYLKAHYPVEYLAALLTSVKTNLEKAAVYLSECRSMGIRVLVPDVNVSVADFTALSARPEDPPGTVGAIPFGLSAVRNVGEGLVALIVAERERGGPFSDFYDFCERVDPAVLNKRSVESLIKAGAFDAMGHPRRGLLAVFEQIVDRTLARRRERDQGVFSLFGDGAGPGEGFDERMPIPDLEFDKRDRLRFEKEMLGLYISDHPLLGAEAALARRTDCTIAALREAKDGETRTCGGVVTALQRKWTKRGDLMAVFMLEDLGSAIEVMVFPKTMTEHGHKLNEDVVVCVKGRIDAREDVPKLIALEVEPFEPVVGLAPVGVRVPLSVSDDLVAKLKRLLSEHPGDAPVVLHVGSQQVRLPPAFSVQPSTGLFAELRVLLGDGAVVT
- a CDS encoding cupredoxin domain-containing protein is translated as MRKFLLPVLVVVLVLAGCGGDDDDGGGETSSNAPVQLEGDVENKGTAEATGDTADLEVEIDDNYFEPTFIKGTPGGTVTVTLHNEGSRPHTFTVDSLGIDEEVSGGDEVEVEVTLPDSGATPFYCRFHRDGGMQGAFFFEEGDSAGAGEDSGSGSGTSTESDDDGGLDY
- a CDS encoding CrcB family protein, producing the protein MRALFVAVAGAAGASCRYAIGLAVGVRSFPWATLGINLTGSFLLAALLTAGTERGWSQDVTVPLAVGFLGAYTTFSTFSWEAFTLARTDRVGTAAVYVAASLVGGIVAAAGGYAVARGG